A genomic window from Salvia miltiorrhiza cultivar Shanhuang (shh) chromosome 5, IMPLAD_Smil_shh, whole genome shotgun sequence includes:
- the LOC130985170 gene encoding DEAD-box ATP-dependent RNA helicase 1 isoform X2 — MLSTRTIKCLRALVVLPTRDLALQVKEVFAALAPAVGLSVGLAVGQSSIVDEISELIKKPTMGIGVCCDSEYFCQEIRSSVDILVATPGRLMDHINHTKGFTVEHLCYLVVDETDRLLREAYQSWLPTVLELANSSTNSQFSFGNAINPPTFGSLKTVRSFGVERGFKGKPYPRLVKMVLSATLTQDPSKLAQLDLHHPLFLTTGKSRYQFPENLKSYKVVCTSKLKPLYLLALLETLQGEKCIVFTSSVESNHRLCTLLNFFGDLQIKIKEYSRLQRQSIRSKTLRSFREGETQVLISSDAMTRGMDVEGVKNVINYDMPRFIKTYIHRAGRTARAGQSGRCFTLLRNDEVVRFKRLLQKADNESCAEYSVPSESVESLRSMYSTALARLKESVESEKHKKTRVNIKTRGIAKKNDKSA; from the exons ATGCTCTCGACCCGCACGATTAAATGCCTTCGAGCTCTGGTGGTGTTGCCGACTCGCGACTTGGCTTTGCAG GTCAAGGAAGTTTTTGCTGCTTTGGCTCCTGCGGTGGGATTGTCAGTGGGCTTAGCAGTTGGTCAATCCTCTATTGTTGATGAAATCTCAGAGCTCATCAAGAAACCTACTATGGGTATTGGTGTTTGTTGCGATTCTGAATATTTCTGCCAGGAGATAAGAAGTTCAGTAGACATACTTGTAGCAACACCTGGACGGCTGATGGACCACATTAACCATACCAAGGGCTTCACAGTCGAGCATCTTTGTTATCTT GTGGTTGATGAAACAGATCGATTACTAAGGGAAGCTTATCAATCCTGGCTGCCTACTGTCCTTGAGTTGGCAAACTCTTCAACTAACAGTCAGTTTTCCTTTGGGAATGCCATTAACCCACCCACATTTGGCTCACTAAAGACAGTTAGGAGTTT TGGAGTCGAGAGGGGGTTTAAGGGTAAGCCATATCCAAGGCTTGTGAAGATGGTTCTGTCAGCCACACTAACTCAGGACCCAAGTAAGCTTGCTCAACTCGATCTTCACCATCCATTGTTCTTGACGACTGGAAAAAGCCGGTACCAGTTCCCTGAGaatttgaaatcttataaagTG GTGTGTACATCAAAGCTTAAACCACTTTATCTACTTGCACTTTTGGAAACTTTGCAAGGGGAGAAATGTATTGTTTTCACTTCATCCGTAGAGTCCAATCACCGGCTCTGCACTTTGTTGAATTTCTTTGGCGACCTTCAAATTAAGATCAAAGAGTACTCTCGTCTTCAACGCCAGTCCATACGAAG CAAGACATTGAGGTCATTCAGAGAAGGAGAAACACAAGTTCTTATATCCTCCGATGCAATGACTCGTGGAATGGATGTTGAAGGGGTTAAAAATGTAATCAATTATGATATGCCTAGATTCATCAAGACTTATATTCACCGTGCTGGTCGAACTGCAAGGGCAGGGCAGAGTGGCCGTTGCTTTACACTTCTACGCAATGATGAG GTTGTGCGATTTAAGAGACTGTTACAAAAAGCTGACAATGAATCTTGTGCTGAATATTCTGTTCCATCTGAATCAGTAGAGTCACTTCGTTCCATGTATAGCACAG CACTGGCGAGATTGAAAGAGAGCGTCGAATCAGAAAAGCACAAGAAAACCAGGGTTAATATCAAGACCCGTGGCATTGCTAAGAAAAACGACAAATCTGCTTAA
- the LOC130985170 gene encoding DEAD-box ATP-dependent RNA helicase 1 isoform X1 — protein sequence MAEMTAEERKKKKKSLPVIPWMRDPVDISLSDSCPLSSTPFLDPRLETALRHKGFDSLFPVQAAVWHETIGPGSFERDLCINSPTGSGKTLAYALPIVQMLSTRTIKCLRALVVLPTRDLALQVKEVFAALAPAVGLSVGLAVGQSSIVDEISELIKKPTMGIGVCCDSEYFCQEIRSSVDILVATPGRLMDHINHTKGFTVEHLCYLVVDETDRLLREAYQSWLPTVLELANSSTNSQFSFGNAINPPTFGSLKTVRSFGVERGFKGKPYPRLVKMVLSATLTQDPSKLAQLDLHHPLFLTTGKSRYQFPENLKSYKVVCTSKLKPLYLLALLETLQGEKCIVFTSSVESNHRLCTLLNFFGDLQIKIKEYSRLQRQSIRSKTLRSFREGETQVLISSDAMTRGMDVEGVKNVINYDMPRFIKTYIHRAGRTARAGQSGRCFTLLRNDEVVRFKRLLQKADNESCAEYSVPSESVESLRSMYSTALARLKESVESEKHKKTRVNIKTRGIAKKNDKSA from the exons ATGGCGGAGATGACGGCGgaggagaggaagaagaagaagaagagtttgCCAGTGATACCATGGATGAGAGACCCCGTCGATATCAGTCTATCCGATTCATGCCCGCTCAGCTCCACCCCTTTCCTTGACCCCAG GTTAGAGACGGCGTTGCGGCATAAGGGTTTCGATTCACTGTTTCCGGTGCAAGCAGCTGTTTGGCATGAAACAATTGGTCCCGGTTCATTCGAGCGTGATCTCTGCATAAATTCGCCAACGGGAAGCGGGAAGACTCTCGCATATGCTCTACCGATTGTGCAGATGCTCTCGACCCGCACGATTAAATGCCTTCGAGCTCTGGTGGTGTTGCCGACTCGCGACTTGGCTTTGCAG GTCAAGGAAGTTTTTGCTGCTTTGGCTCCTGCGGTGGGATTGTCAGTGGGCTTAGCAGTTGGTCAATCCTCTATTGTTGATGAAATCTCAGAGCTCATCAAGAAACCTACTATGGGTATTGGTGTTTGTTGCGATTCTGAATATTTCTGCCAGGAGATAAGAAGTTCAGTAGACATACTTGTAGCAACACCTGGACGGCTGATGGACCACATTAACCATACCAAGGGCTTCACAGTCGAGCATCTTTGTTATCTT GTGGTTGATGAAACAGATCGATTACTAAGGGAAGCTTATCAATCCTGGCTGCCTACTGTCCTTGAGTTGGCAAACTCTTCAACTAACAGTCAGTTTTCCTTTGGGAATGCCATTAACCCACCCACATTTGGCTCACTAAAGACAGTTAGGAGTTT TGGAGTCGAGAGGGGGTTTAAGGGTAAGCCATATCCAAGGCTTGTGAAGATGGTTCTGTCAGCCACACTAACTCAGGACCCAAGTAAGCTTGCTCAACTCGATCTTCACCATCCATTGTTCTTGACGACTGGAAAAAGCCGGTACCAGTTCCCTGAGaatttgaaatcttataaagTG GTGTGTACATCAAAGCTTAAACCACTTTATCTACTTGCACTTTTGGAAACTTTGCAAGGGGAGAAATGTATTGTTTTCACTTCATCCGTAGAGTCCAATCACCGGCTCTGCACTTTGTTGAATTTCTTTGGCGACCTTCAAATTAAGATCAAAGAGTACTCTCGTCTTCAACGCCAGTCCATACGAAG CAAGACATTGAGGTCATTCAGAGAAGGAGAAACACAAGTTCTTATATCCTCCGATGCAATGACTCGTGGAATGGATGTTGAAGGGGTTAAAAATGTAATCAATTATGATATGCCTAGATTCATCAAGACTTATATTCACCGTGCTGGTCGAACTGCAAGGGCAGGGCAGAGTGGCCGTTGCTTTACACTTCTACGCAATGATGAG GTTGTGCGATTTAAGAGACTGTTACAAAAAGCTGACAATGAATCTTGTGCTGAATATTCTGTTCCATCTGAATCAGTAGAGTCACTTCGTTCCATGTATAGCACAG CACTGGCGAGATTGAAAGAGAGCGTCGAATCAGAAAAGCACAAGAAAACCAGGGTTAATATCAAGACCCGTGGCATTGCTAAGAAAAACGACAAATCTGCTTAA
- the LOC130985173 gene encoding uncharacterized protein LOC130985173 isoform X1, with the protein MGEIEIQHPFSLPPPPLPPLPPSSSSRDDSAPPEPSSRDDPSPPSAPPFDPSRMIGIIKRKALIKELAAAYHAECLTYCQELLELQKKNDEASDFHNARNISVLFSAFRALFIIYSFCLYVTMDVYMMIYYSREG; encoded by the exons ATGGGCGAAATCGAAATTCAACACCCCTTTTCTCTTCCACCTCCGCCGCTGCCCCCTCTTCCTCCGTCGTCTTCGTCGCGCGACGACTCCGCTCCGCCGGAACCCTCATCTCGGGACGATCCTTCCCCTCCTTCCGCCCCTCCTTTCGATCCTAGCCGAA TGATTGGGATCATCAAAAGGAAGGCCCTGATCAAAGAATTGGCAGCTGCATATCATGCTGAGTGCCTCACGTACTGCCAAGAACTATTGGAACTTCAGAAAAAAAATGACGAGGCAAGTGATTTTCACAATGCTCGTAATATCTCAGTGCTATTTTCTGCATTCCGTGctcttttcataatttattcattctGCCTCTATGTTACTATGGATGTGTATATGATGATATATTATTCTAGGGAAGGATGA
- the LOC130985174 gene encoding glutaredoxin-C10-like has translation MEVAKGVRSAVRINGGVDQQRAVELDLESVCEKVSALVSGNAVVVFTISGCCMCHVVKQLLFGLGVGPTVVELDRDASGGPILALLNRLAAGGGGGKAVPAVFVGGKFLGGIETVMACHINGSLVPLLKNAGALWL, from the coding sequence ATGGAGGTGGCGAAAGGCGTGCGATCTGCGGTGAGGATCAACGGCGGCGTGGATCAGCAGCGCGCGGTGGAGCTGGACTTGGAATCGGTGTGCGAGAAGGTGAGCGCGCTCGTCTCCGGCAACGCGGTGGTCGTCTTCACGATCAGCGGCTGCTGCATGTGCCACGTGGTGAAGCAGCTGCTCTTCGGCCTCGGCGTCGGCCCGACGGTCGTCGAGCTCGACCGCGACGCCTCCGGCGGCCCGATCCTCGCGCTGCTGAACCGCCTCGCCGCTGGAGGCGGCGGAGGCAAGGCCGTGCCGGCGGTCTTCGTCGGCGGGAAGTTCCTCGGCGGGATCGAGACCGTCATGGCCTGCCACATCAACGGCTCGCTCGTTCCGCTCCTCAAAAACGCCGGTGCTCTCTGGCTCTGA
- the LOC130985173 gene encoding uncharacterized protein LOC130985173 isoform X2 — protein sequence MGEIEIQHPFSLPPPPLPPLPPSSSSRDDSAPPEPSSRDDPSPPSAPPFDPSRMIGIIKRKALIKELAAAYHAECLTYCQELLELQKKNDEPFTDIKLPEEPRKEALRPAKRVKKSR from the exons ATGGGCGAAATCGAAATTCAACACCCCTTTTCTCTTCCACCTCCGCCGCTGCCCCCTCTTCCTCCGTCGTCTTCGTCGCGCGACGACTCCGCTCCGCCGGAACCCTCATCTCGGGACGATCCTTCCCCTCCTTCCGCCCCTCCTTTCGATCCTAGCCGAA TGATTGGGATCATCAAAAGGAAGGCCCTGATCAAAGAATTGGCAGCTGCATATCATGCTGAGTGCCTCACGTACTGCCAAGAACTATTGGAACTTCAGAAAAAAAATGACGAG CCATTTACAGACATAAAACTTCCGGAGGAGCCAAGGAAAGAAGCGCTAAGACCTGCCAAACGCGTCAAGAAGTCCCGCTAG
- the LOC130985172 gene encoding uncharacterized protein LOC130985172 — MSLVAGSYERFIWGYKLNRSLTLTPLFSFPSHLSTIKTVAVAGTVAVSGGNDDCIKIYDLSSSSEVGSFHHSASITSVAFYSPPSLSSLPRNLLAADADGFVSIYDADPFVLLKTVKIHKKSVNSLSVHPSGKLALTVGHDQCLALVNLVRGRRSFYCKLGKEASLVQFDESGDKFSMVVDDKVSIHEAEDAKLIVELDNTKKVLCATSGANGILFTGGEDRSISAWDTASGKLAYSIENAHAARVKGIVVLSKSSADPGGENPYIVASASSDGVIRVWDVRKAVEGKPLSEVHTKSRLTCLAGSSIRSLKRPRIEMLHTAENLNAAAVES; from the exons ATGAGTTTGGTCGCGGGGTCGTACGAGCGTTTCATTTGGGGCTACAAGTTGAACCGTTCACTAACCCTAACCCCACTCTTCTCCTTCCCATCCCACCTCTCCACCATCAAAACCGTCGCGGTTGCCGGCACCGTCGCCGTCTCCGGCGGAAACGACGACTGCATCAAAATCTACGACCTCTCCTCCTCTTCCGAGGTAGGATCCTTCCACCACTCCGCCTCCATCACATCCGTCGCCTTCTACTCTCCTCCTTCTCTCTCCTCCCTCCCGCGAAACCTTCTCGCAGCCGACGCCGATGGTTTCGTCTCCATCTATGACGCCGACCCCTTCGTGCTGCTCAAAACCGTCAAAATTCACAAAAAATCGGTCAATTCGCTGTCCGTGCATCCTTCGGGGAAGCTGGCGCTAACCGTCGGCCACGATCAGTGCTTGGCGCTGGTCAATTTGGTGCGGGGAAGGCGGAGCTTCTATTGCAAGCTGGGCAAAGAAGCGTCGCTTGTGCAATTCGATGAAAGCGGCGACAAATTTTCCATGGTAGTCGACGACAAAGTCAGTATTCATGAGGCCGAGGATGCGAAGCTGATAGTCGAGCTGGATAATACGAAGAAAGTCCTCTGTGCTACTTCCGGCGCT AATGGCATATTATTTACTGGTGGAGAAGATAGGAGCATCTCGGCATGGGACACAGCCAGCGGGAAATTGGCGTACAGTATTGAAAATGCTCACGCAGCTCGTGTCAAAGGCATTGTTGTGTTATCTAAGAGCAGTGCTGATCCAGGGGGGGAGAATCCTTATATAGTGGCATCTGCGTCGTCTGATGGCGTAATACGCGTCTGGGACGTGCGGAAGGCTGTTGAAGGGAAGCCATTGAGTGAGGTCCATACCAAATCAAGGCTCACTTGCCTCGCTGGATCATCTATCCGAT CTTTGAAGCGACCGCGGATTGAAATGCTGCACACCGCTGAAAATCTAAATGCTGCAGCTGTAGAATCATAG